One window from the genome of Enterobacteriaceae bacterium Kacie_13 encodes:
- a CDS encoding ABC transporter substrate-binding protein, whose protein sequence is MRTFSSTVLLGLVLSFASHSALASRQITDQLGRQVTIPDEVDRVVVLQHQTLNLLVQLDATKDIVGVLNNWQQQLGSGYVRLAPSLVKTPVVGDLTSVNLESVVALHPQVVFVTNYAPQEMIDQISQTGIAVVAVSLRDDPKGEEHKMNPALPDEDKAYTEGLKKGIQLIGEVVNRQKQAQALIDYTFSQRQLTGDRLKTIPADQRIRTYMANPDLTTYGSGKYTGLMMARAGAMNVAAATVKGYKQVSLEQVIAWNPQVIFVQDRYPEVVGQITQDPNWQSIDAVKNHRVYLMPEYAKAWGYPMPEAMAIGELWMAKKLYPQKFTDIDMQKQADAYYQRFYRTDFKPAAKAPHAGK, encoded by the coding sequence GTGCGCACTTTTTCATCCACCGTTTTACTCGGACTCGTTCTGAGCTTTGCTTCGCATTCCGCTCTCGCTTCCCGCCAGATTACCGACCAGCTGGGCCGTCAGGTCACGATCCCTGATGAAGTTGATCGCGTGGTCGTGCTGCAACATCAAACCCTGAATCTGCTGGTACAGCTGGACGCCACTAAAGACATCGTCGGCGTACTCAATAACTGGCAGCAGCAGCTCGGCAGCGGCTACGTGCGTCTCGCGCCGTCGCTGGTGAAAACGCCGGTGGTGGGCGATCTGACCAGCGTGAATCTGGAAAGCGTGGTGGCACTGCATCCACAGGTGGTGTTCGTCACCAACTATGCACCACAGGAAATGATCGACCAGATTAGTCAGACCGGCATCGCCGTGGTGGCAGTTTCCCTGCGTGACGACCCGAAGGGCGAAGAACACAAGATGAACCCGGCGCTGCCGGATGAGGACAAAGCCTATACCGAAGGATTGAAAAAAGGCATTCAGTTGATTGGTGAGGTGGTGAACCGCCAGAAACAGGCGCAGGCATTGATCGACTATACTTTTTCACAGCGCCAGTTAACGGGCGACCGGCTGAAAACCATTCCAGCTGACCAGCGTATCCGCACGTATATGGCCAATCCTGACCTGACCACCTACGGTTCCGGTAAATATACCGGTCTGATGATGGCCCGCGCGGGGGCAATGAACGTGGCCGCTGCGACGGTGAAAGGTTACAAGCAGGTATCGCTTGAACAGGTGATCGCCTGGAACCCGCAGGTGATCTTCGTGCAGGACAGGTATCCGGAAGTGGTCGGACAGATCACCCAGGATCCGAACTGGCAGAGTATCGACGCAGTGAAAAATCACCGTGTCTACCTGATGCCGGAATACGCCAAAGCCTGGGGCTACCCGATGCCTGAAGCGATGGCGATCGGTGAATTATGGATGGCGAAAAAATTGTATCCGCAAAAATTCACCGACATCGATATGCAAAAACAGGCCGATGCCTACTATCAACGCTTCTACCGGACGGATTTCAAACCCGCCGCAAAAGCCCCGCACGCCGGGAAATAA
- a CDS encoding EAL domain-containing protein gives MFSSNYNNVLVMFSFIVAMLASYTALDMAGRVATTQGKASRLWLTGGAIAMGIGVWSMHFIGMLAFNSTVSMGYDPLITLLSMLIAIISSAFALWLVCLPQLPVMRLLAGSLLMGGGIAAMHYTGMAAMRMMPAIVYNMPWVMVSVLVAVVASGAALWMAFHLRQQSPNVRLLRISAAVIMGTAIVGMHYIGMAAANFPPMSHSMAAYSGVDNNWLALLVIVVTLAILAITLIISVLDGRMQARTSVLASSLAQANRELTQLALHDNLTKLPNRLLLEDRLGQAVQKATRGESEFAVLFIDLDGFKAVNDAFGHHIGDQLLVSVTERLLSHVRASDTLARLGGDEFVLLTEITEPHDASQLADKLVHLIARPFYVSRYELLVSASIGIAVYPGDGENERELMLNADAAMYHTKNSGRNGHSFFQPSMNANAQNQLQMLNDLRLAIEHHELRLHYQPKFIAPYGPVSGFEALLRWEREGKTLSPDVFLPLAEKTGLIIPIGEWVLNEACRQLREWHLDGHTTWTVAVNLSALQFEQANLVEMVIDTVERHHIPPEMLTLEVTETTAMRNPDVSVAILERLTQYGVKASIDDFGTGYSSLLYLKRLPASELKIDGAFINDLIAGSEDASIVSAIIALGQTLNLKVVAEGVETTQQQDFLTQLGCDTLQGYLLGRPMTPEQIARHPESAWEPQNSITQ, from the coding sequence ATGTTTTCCAGTAATTACAACAATGTGCTGGTGATGTTTTCATTCATTGTTGCAATGCTTGCCTCTTATACCGCGCTGGATATGGCCGGTCGGGTCGCGACCACTCAGGGAAAGGCTTCCCGTCTCTGGTTAACCGGTGGCGCTATTGCCATGGGGATCGGTGTCTGGTCGATGCACTTCATCGGAATGCTGGCATTCAATTCAACAGTATCAATGGGTTACGACCCTCTGATCACTTTACTCTCTATGCTCATCGCTATTATTTCTTCCGCCTTTGCGCTGTGGCTGGTATGTCTGCCGCAGTTGCCGGTGATGCGCTTACTGGCCGGTTCATTGCTGATGGGCGGTGGCATTGCCGCGATGCATTACACCGGCATGGCGGCGATGCGCATGATGCCTGCGATCGTCTATAACATGCCGTGGGTGATGGTTTCTGTGCTGGTGGCCGTGGTGGCCTCGGGCGCGGCGCTGTGGATGGCATTCCATTTGCGCCAGCAGTCGCCGAATGTGCGTTTGTTGCGCATCAGCGCGGCGGTGATCATGGGCACTGCGATTGTCGGTATGCACTACATCGGCATGGCCGCGGCTAATTTCCCGCCAATGAGTCACAGCATGGCGGCGTACAGCGGCGTGGATAATAACTGGCTGGCATTGCTGGTGATTGTGGTGACGCTGGCAATTCTGGCGATTACGCTGATTATCTCGGTGCTCGACGGCCGTATGCAGGCGCGCACCTCGGTGCTGGCCTCTTCGCTGGCACAGGCTAACCGGGAACTGACGCAGCTTGCGCTGCACGACAATCTGACCAAACTGCCAAACCGTTTGCTGCTCGAAGATCGCCTTGGTCAGGCGGTGCAGAAAGCCACGCGCGGGGAATCCGAATTTGCCGTGCTGTTTATCGATCTTGATGGTTTTAAAGCAGTGAACGATGCCTTCGGCCATCATATCGGCGATCAGTTGCTGGTCTCAGTAACAGAACGCCTGCTGTCGCATGTCCGCGCGTCGGATACGCTGGCGCGTCTGGGCGGTGATGAATTTGTCCTGCTGACCGAAATCACCGAACCCCACGATGCCTCGCAACTGGCAGATAAACTGGTGCATCTGATTGCGCGTCCGTTCTACGTTTCCCGCTATGAACTGCTGGTCTCAGCCAGTATTGGTATCGCGGTCTATCCGGGCGACGGCGAGAACGAACGCGAGCTGATGCTCAATGCCGATGCGGCGATGTACCACACCAAAAACTCGGGGCGCAACGGCCACAGCTTCTTCCAGCCGTCGATGAACGCCAATGCTCAGAATCAGCTACAGATGCTTAACGATCTGCGTCTGGCAATCGAGCATCATGAACTGCGTCTGCATTATCAGCCGAAATTTATCGCACCTTACGGCCCGGTAAGCGGTTTCGAAGCCCTGCTGCGCTGGGAGCGCGAGGGTAAAACCCTCAGCCCGGACGTGTTCCTGCCGCTGGCGGAAAAAACCGGTCTCATTATTCCCATCGGCGAATGGGTCCTGAACGAAGCCTGCCGCCAGCTACGTGAATGGCACCTCGACGGGCACACTACCTGGACGGTGGCGGTGAATCTTTCCGCCCTGCAATTTGAGCAGGCCAATCTGGTGGAGATGGTGATCGATACCGTGGAGCGTCACCATATTCCGCCTGAGATGCTGACGCTGGAAGTCACTGAAACTACCGCGATGCGCAACCCGGACGTCAGCGTGGCGATCCTCGAGCGCCTCACGCAGTACGGCGTGAAGGCGTCGATTGATGATTTCGGCACCGGCTATTCCAGCCTGCTGTACCTGAAACGTTTACCGGCCAGCGAGCTGAAAATAGACGGCGCCTTTATTAACGATCTGATTGCCGGAAGCGAAGACGCCAGCATTGTCTCGGCGATTATCGCTCTCGGCCAGACGCTGAATCTGAAAGTGGTGGCAGAAGGTGTGGAAACCACCCAGCAACAGGATTTTCTCACCCAACTGGGCTGTGACACGCTACAGGGCTACCTGCTCGGACGTCCGATGACACCTGAGCAAATCGCCCGACACCCGGAGTCTGCATGGGAGCCGCAGAATTCCATCACGCAGTAA
- a CDS encoding glutathione S-transferase, giving the protein MIKVHHLDNSRSQRILWMLEEVNVPYEIERYQRDKSTMLAPASLKKVHPLGKSPVLEDNGLILAESGAIIEYLQEVYDTEGLLKPAAFAERQQYRYWMHYAEGSLMPLLVMKLIFGRLGKPPMPWLIRPIAGAIGQGVQKKYIDKQLVTHMDYLEQHLATHPYFAGYQFSAADIQMSFPVEAINARAGLGKYPHLNAWLSNVTARPAYQKALETGGPFTIMR; this is encoded by the coding sequence ATGATTAAAGTACATCATCTGGATAATTCACGTTCACAGCGAATTCTGTGGATGCTGGAAGAAGTGAACGTCCCTTATGAAATTGAGCGTTATCAGCGGGATAAATCCACTATGCTGGCGCCTGCCTCCCTCAAAAAGGTGCATCCTCTGGGAAAATCACCGGTGCTGGAGGATAACGGGCTAATCCTCGCTGAATCCGGCGCTATCATTGAATACTTGCAGGAAGTTTATGATACCGAAGGGCTGCTCAAACCGGCCGCTTTTGCCGAGCGCCAGCAATACCGTTATTGGATGCATTATGCTGAAGGTTCGCTGATGCCGCTGCTGGTGATGAAACTGATATTTGGGCGTTTAGGTAAACCGCCGATGCCGTGGTTAATCCGTCCGATTGCCGGAGCGATCGGCCAGGGAGTGCAGAAAAAATACATCGACAAGCAGCTGGTCACCCATATGGATTACCTCGAACAGCATCTCGCCACGCATCCTTATTTCGCTGGTTATCAGTTCAGCGCGGCTGACATTCAGATGAGCTTCCCGGTTGAAGCCATTAATGCGCGTGCCGGGTTGGGAAAATACCCTCATCTGAATGCGTGGCTATCAAATGTCACGGCGCGCCCGGCTTATCAAAAGGCCCTGGAAACAGGAGGGCCATTTACGATAATGCGCTAG
- the modA gene encoding molybdate ABC transporter substrate-binding protein, which produces MTKAIKVLAAGSLRRAWAPLCEAFLAQTGTKVVTEFGPAGLLRERIEKGEKTDLFASANTTHPLALQQHGKALSVETFCGNSLCVTARKGPDLEKLNWLSVLLDPRFRLATSTPLSDPSGDYTWKMFEQIERRHPDAGAILRNKALRLVGGENSAKVPEGKLAAEWLICTGQADVFIGYTSYATLLRENDELEVFNIPADYNVRASYALATCTEKAKPLADFILSETGQHILQNAGFCGKHAVMPD; this is translated from the coding sequence ATGACCAAAGCGATCAAAGTGCTCGCCGCAGGCAGCCTGCGACGAGCGTGGGCGCCTCTGTGTGAGGCGTTTCTGGCACAAACTGGCACCAAAGTGGTGACGGAATTCGGCCCCGCCGGGCTGCTGCGTGAGCGCATCGAAAAAGGGGAGAAAACGGATTTGTTTGCCTCGGCGAACACTACGCATCCGCTGGCACTGCAACAGCACGGCAAGGCGCTAAGCGTGGAAACGTTCTGCGGCAACAGCCTGTGCGTGACGGCGCGCAAAGGGCCGGATCTGGAGAAGCTGAACTGGCTGAGTGTTCTGCTCGATCCGCGTTTTCGCCTGGCGACCTCAACGCCGCTGAGCGATCCGTCCGGAGATTACACCTGGAAGATGTTCGAGCAGATCGAGCGTCGCCATCCGGATGCCGGTGCGATACTGCGCAATAAAGCGCTGCGACTGGTGGGCGGTGAGAACTCGGCGAAGGTGCCGGAGGGGAAACTGGCGGCAGAATGGCTGATTTGTACCGGGCAGGCCGACGTGTTTATCGGCTACACCAGTTACGCCACCCTGCTGCGGGAAAACGATGAGCTGGAGGTCTTTAATATTCCTGCTGATTACAACGTGCGCGCCAGCTATGCGCTCGCCACCTGTACCGAAAAAGCGAAACCGCTGGCGGACTTCATCCTTTCAGAAACCGGCCAGCATATTTTGCAGAACGCCGGTTTTTGCGGGAAACATGCGGTGATGCCTGACTGA
- a CDS encoding LysE family translocator: protein MPDAAHLLPFLLICVGLVLTPGPNMIYLISRSLCQGPKAGLISLGGVVVGFLFYMVFSALGITALLMAVPFAYDALRICGAAYLLYMAWNAVKPGGRSPFQVKDLPQDSNKKLFTMGLVTNLLNPKAAVLYLSLLPQFIVPSQGHVLMQSLVLGGSQIMISFTFNALIAVSAGYIAAFLAGRPLWMVIQRWLMGAVLGGLAVKMLTEGRK from the coding sequence ATGCCCGATGCCGCCCATTTGCTGCCCTTTTTATTGATTTGCGTCGGACTGGTGCTCACACCCGGCCCGAACATGATTTATCTGATCTCGCGTTCACTGTGTCAGGGCCCGAAAGCGGGGCTTATCTCGCTCGGCGGCGTAGTGGTCGGTTTTCTGTTTTATATGGTGTTTTCAGCGCTGGGCATCACCGCATTGCTGATGGCAGTGCCGTTTGCCTATGATGCGCTGCGCATTTGTGGCGCGGCCTACCTGCTGTATATGGCGTGGAATGCGGTGAAACCCGGCGGGCGCTCACCGTTTCAGGTGAAGGATTTACCGCAAGACAGCAACAAAAAGCTGTTCACCATGGGACTGGTGACCAATTTGCTGAATCCGAAAGCGGCCGTGCTCTACCTTTCTTTGCTGCCACAATTTATTGTACCGTCGCAGGGGCATGTGCTGATGCAGTCACTGGTGCTGGGCGGTTCGCAAATCATGATAAGCTTTACGTTTAATGCGCTGATCGCGGTTTCGGCAGGCTATATCGCGGCATTTCTGGCAGGTCGTCCTTTGTGGATGGTCATTCAGCGCTGGCTGATGGGCGCAGTGCTCGGCGGGCTGGCGGTGAAAATGCTCACCGAAGGCCGTAAGTAA
- a CDS encoding myo-inositol-1-monophosphatase → MTNTTMSVRLAKASQITAQAAELALGFFNRRDSIEVSSKRPQDFVSEADVAVEQFIRAQLAEHFPQDAIIGEEMGGVLTDAACWVIDPIDGTSNFLRGSPLWGISLGLVENKKPVIGVVALPVLNEVFAAESGKGIFHNGKPFRRDDRFGDVQIVSLGDSSDDKLDEASAFYRGLRAAEWSVHCYRCTTIGMVFAAKGIIDGHLQRRTTLWDIAGGAVLCQEAGLQTVVRFTGTAGNENYRHMAVATGTPSLMATAESLWPGFEPH, encoded by the coding sequence ATGACCAATACCACGATGTCCGTGCGTCTGGCGAAAGCCAGCCAGATTACGGCACAGGCCGCTGAACTGGCGCTGGGATTTTTTAACCGCCGTGACAGCATAGAAGTCAGCAGTAAACGTCCGCAGGATTTCGTGTCAGAGGCCGATGTGGCCGTGGAGCAGTTTATCCGCGCGCAGCTGGCTGAGCATTTTCCGCAGGATGCCATCATTGGCGAGGAGATGGGCGGCGTGCTGACGGACGCGGCCTGTTGGGTGATCGACCCGATTGACGGCACGTCGAATTTTCTGCGCGGTTCGCCGCTGTGGGGCATATCGCTCGGGCTGGTGGAGAACAAGAAGCCGGTGATCGGCGTGGTTGCGCTGCCGGTGTTAAATGAGGTGTTCGCCGCAGAATCCGGTAAAGGCATCTTCCATAACGGCAAACCTTTCCGCCGTGATGACCGTTTTGGCGATGTGCAGATTGTCTCGCTGGGCGACAGTTCTGACGACAAGCTGGATGAAGCCTCGGCGTTTTATCGCGGCCTGCGGGCGGCTGAGTGGTCGGTGCATTGCTATCGCTGTACTACCATCGGCATGGTTTTCGCCGCTAAAGGGATTATTGACGGTCACCTGCAACGCCGCACCACGCTGTGGGATATCGCCGGGGGGGCGGTTTTGTGTCAGGAAGCCGGGTTGCAAACTGTCGTCCGCTTTACCGGCACAGCCGGAAACGAGAATTATCGCCATATGGCGGTCGCCACCGGAACGCCTTCACTGATGGCCACAGCAGAGTCCTTATGGCCGGGTTTCGAGCCACACTAA